CATACCAAAATCTAATTTGTGTTAATCAATTATATGCCAGCAACAGACAGTGGAATGAGCAACTAATTGGAGATAGATTCCCACAAGCAATTGCAAGTGCTATTCTATAAACAGAAACCAGCGATAATGAAGTTGAAATTACTTAGAAGTTAGACAACAATGACTACTATTCAATTTTTTCGGAGTATTGAGTTGCATTTCAATTTCATCATTCATATCGGATCAACtcccagaaacatgctgcaagaAAGAAATATGAGAAGTAACATGAAAGATACCATGCTCAATGAAGGTAGAAACATTCATCTAAAAAATTCTTCACGGTGGTCTGTCGGTCAGAAGTAAGGTCAAGCAAcgatttttatctataaaaaacTTTTGCCCTAACTATCAGCAATTAGAAAAATCTATCATTTATTATCTTCTTTCATGCTCCGTAACTCAACTTTTTTAGTCTGAAATCAGTTTCAGAAACTAGATTTTACCAATTCtttcaaatcaattttgaaaatggTGGTCTTGGCTCTTGAATGAATTGAAGAAGGAAGTGGGTTGAAAGGAGAAAACTGCACTTGCATCAATACTACCATAAAAGATTTAGAGAGCAAAAAATGTCCGGGTCTTCAAGAATACTATCATTTCACTTTACCAAGTAGTGACGGAATTTAAGACCATGGCAGAGGAATTTTAAAGACATCTCActtcttagtttctttttttttttcctttctcttaATGTTGTTTCTTAAGGACACTTGGGTTTATCCCCTTCTTTTACTGTGTTTTGTCCACCTTGAACATGTAAtctatttattgaaataaatgaatcaccactttttttttttgaaaaaaaaaaactcaaataaaaaaaaattaaatataacaaTAGTCTTGACAGGTGTTACTTTTGAATTTACAGGTCAAAAACTAGTCACCCATAACCACCATATTTGTAGCCATCGTAGATCGTGGCCATAATATAATTGTTATATTTCAATAAGAAATCAGCGCAAGAACATCATCCATCAAGTTCTCAAATTGAATCTACATGTATAACATATGCTAATATATAaagatcaataataataataataataataataataataataataataatcaaagtgGACCTGGTTTTGCATTCCAATCATAACAACGAGACTTCTTATCTTTAGGTATATATAAACATGGTCCCTTTTTCTTAATTTGCCAAGCGCAAACTTCGACACAATGTCTTGCATTGTCCCTTGTATCGCTATATATTTCAAACCAATAGCAACCACCTTTCCATGAATACCAGCAATAGAAAAGTGTGCAGCCCCAAACATTAGGTCGAAAATGGGACTCAAAAGACTCATGAGGCTTCAGATAGTTCTCCCCAATATCAGTGTCTTTTGATTTGAAATGAACTTTTAGATCATCATTGCTTTCCAAAGCATTTTCTATCTTCAAAAATGTGTAGTTGGAATTATTGAATAAGTGTTGCCTAATAATGGCAACATAATTATAGTAACCACCCATAGCATAATGAGTTCTAGCAAAAATGAGAGCCATGCATTACTATTATTTTTACCGTCTATATGACTATATGAAATTAAACATACATTGCATTGTTACACTAACataatataaaagtatatatAGACTTTAGTTTATGGTTGAACTCAACGTGTCAAAAGCATGCATAAAGTTTTTCTCATTATTCGGGAACATACAAAATTGTATGATATTAACCTAGCAATGATTAAACTCTTTAAGTCAGAAtatttgaaattgttttgaatgACGATTCAATTATCAAATCCTCAATTGAAAATATGTTTTGATTCCTCAGATAATATTGTCAATAAAATTTTTATGaagaaaattaattatctttttcagttagtaaaaaataaatatttagaacATATACATTTGGTCACGCAAAAGTTCTagcatattttttgaaaatctggTGATGCGATTCTTTAATATAAATAGTTACCTGAAAAACATAAATATCAATCTTAAAGATGAAATGTAATATTTTAACTAATCTATCTGTAATATAATAGTTATTATTGTCTCAAACTTGCAATAACATTTTATAAATTATAcactataaatataaaataaaattataacacataaaaattttacagaaaattttcttaaaattaatattatccaCTCTATTAATAAATTTCTTCTTCTAAATTTAAGTTAATATTATCCACTCTACTAATAATGGCAACATAATTATAGGGGCAATTTacccaaataaataaattgagtGAATCATTTACCTAAATACACAAAATGGAAACTTGTTACGTGCATGTACATTTTTACTATTATATAAACCATGGTAGCCAACCACGGTTTCTAATTTCTACGTAAATCGTTGCTACTAGGGATGGATTATGGTTGGAATACATTAGGCATAAACCGTGGTAGcctcccacggtttatgaaggcAGCAAAATATACATAAAACCTAGTGACCAGCAACGGTTTATGAAGGAGTTCGTATGGTCATAAACCTTGGTTGGTTGCAAAGGTTTATGAGGAGTaaaattctatatatatgtgtgtgagaGATTGAAGCTGCATAAGAGATCATTGTCACAATGGCAAGTGTGGAAGAGAGTTTTCTTACCTTAGTGCATTGCTCTAGGAAAATCCAAAAAAGCAAAAGatatggtgtgaagttcactgacagAGAACCAGTAAGTGTTTTCATCAGTTCATCAAGCACTTTGTCAAATTTGAAGAACAGCATCTTACAGAAACTTGGGGTGTTTGGTAGCAAGTGGGTGAAGAAGctattctacaagattcccatTGTAGTTGTCTCGACCGGTGTTAAGTATGATACCTTTGTGCTAGCGGCTGATGAAGATATTAGGGTTCTGTTCTATTGTGTTAGGAGTTTTCCAGAGGTCAGAATACACGAGTTGTTCGCGAAGTTGGAGGTTGGTGTCGATAGTTCTGGGGCATCAGCTCCAGTTCATAACTCGATTGCCGCGGGCGGTGCGTCTAGTTCGATGCCTACGGTGAGACCATCCGTTCCGTTGGTAGCATCCCCTTCATTCGCGGTTGATTTAGATCGAACGGAGGTTGTTGGTTCTGTACCTTTGGAGAATGCAGGGGTCTTTGAGTAGGCGTATGAAGTGGGCACCGGTGGTGGCTTGCTACCTGATATGCAAGGCTTTGGAGAACCTGATCGATTAGAGAATGCAATGTGTGACGATGACTCTGACCAGGAGCCTGTAGATATCATTGGGGACAACGATGATGACACAGGTGCCAATCCACATGCACAACATGGGCCTTCAAGTTCTGGCACTCAGTAGTACCCTCCACACTTCTCCACACTAAACTTGGAGGCTCTGGGTCCACAGGCGGACTGTGGTCCTACAGTTGGGGGATCTTCTACAAAATTTCAGATTAGGCAATCATTCCAAAATAAAGATGAGGCTGTGTTGAGTGTGAAGGACTATAGCATCCGCCGAGGTGTTGAGTACAAAGTCATCGAATCAGATCATCTTAAGTATCATGGAAAATGCAAGGAGTTCGGTAAGGGTTGTACTTGGTTGATTCGCGTAGCGCTGCGTGCATGAAAGGGCACTTGGGAGGTTAGGAGGTACAATGAGCCACACACTTGCTTGGCAACCTCTATTTCCAGTAATCACCGTCAGCTGGATTACCACATTATCTGTGCGAAGATTCTTTCGTTGGTTAGGGCAGATGCTACGGTGACGGTAAAGGTATTGCAACAAGCTACAGAAGCCGATTACAGTTTCAAGCCTAGTTACAGGAAGgtttggatggcgaagcagaaggcagtGGCACAAATATATGGAGATTGGGAAGAGTCGTATGCGGAGTTGCCACGTTGGATGCTAGGGGTATAGTCAACCATGCCTGGGACAGTTTCTGTGTTGAAGACCTCTCCTGTTCGGCTTGGGGATGAGGTTGATGAGTCCAAGGTGTACTTTCATCGACTTTTCTGGACATTTCCACCCTATATCGAGGCATTTCAGCATTGCAAGCCCCTCGTGAGTATTGACGGTACCCACttgtatggcaagtatggaggGACGCTGCTGCTGGCGATAGCGCAAGATGGGAACTCAAACATCCTCCCGATAGCCTTCGCCCTTGTGGAGGGAGAAAACGCAGAGTCATGGTCATTCTTCTTGTCCAACCTACGAGCGCATGTGACACCACAGGAGGGTATCATTGTTATCTCTGACAGGCATAATGGCATTAAGGCAACACTTGAGGTCCCTGAGACTGGATGGCTACCTCCACGTGCTTTTCGAGCGTACTGTATTCATCATGTGGCTGCGAATTTTTTTCTTACCTTCAAAGGTAAGGATGCAAGGAGGATGTTGGTGAATGCTGCCTATGCAAAAACTGAAGCAGAGTTTTATTACTGGTTTGACATCATGCGGACTGAGAATCCGACAATATGTGACTGGGCCAACCAGATGGAATACGACAAATGGACCCAACATGAGGATAGTGGTAGACGGTTCAAGCACATGACAACCAACGTTAGTGAATGTGTGAACTCCGTGTTAAAGGGAACTCGCAACCTCCCGGTCACATCGTTGGTTAAGTCAACTTACGGGAGGTTTGCTGAGCTATTCGTGGTCCACGGACAGACAGCAGAGGCACAACTCGGATCTGGGCATGAATTTTGTTAGGCATTGGTAAAGGCTATTGATCGGAACATAAGAGACTCAAGGTGCTTCACCGTGACCTTATATGACAGGCACCAATCGGAGTACACTGTGGCCGAGACAACACCGACCAGAAACTTCTCGTTGGGTAGCTACAGAGTTTCCCTTAAGGATCACACCTGCGACTGTGGCCACTTTCAAGTACTCTATTATCCTTGTTGCCACGCCATTGCATGTTGCGCCTACTCGCGCCTTAATTGGGCGTCATATGTTCACGAGGTGTATCGTATGAGTGAGGTGTTCAATGTTTACAAGCAGGGTTTTGTTCCGCCTATCCCAGAAGGCCTATGGCCCCCATATGCTGGGCCAACTATCATTCCTGATCCTAACATGAGACGTGCAAAGGAAGGTCGTGCGAAGATAACCAGGATCCGTGGTAGTATAGATCAGTCTGTGGAGAACCAGCCGAAGCGCTGTGGGCTATGCCGTCAGCCTGGGCATACGCGGAGGAACTGTGACCAGCGAAGACATGCTGCTGGAGGGGATGCTTAGATCTTATTACGTTTATTGGGTCGTCATTGTTGTTTAAGTTGTATTAGGCACTCTTAATTTGAGTAATGTAAGGTTGGTTAAGTCAATGAATGTCGACATGTTTGTTTAGTGTACTAAATTCATCTGAGTAAGTCCGcttattttatatgtttaat
The sequence above is drawn from the Arachis hypogaea cultivar Tifrunner chromosome 4, arahy.Tifrunner.gnm2.J5K5, whole genome shotgun sequence genome and encodes:
- the LOC112795260 gene encoding S-protein homolog 4-like; the protein is MALIFARTHYAMGGYYNYVAIIRQHLFNNSNYTFLKIENALESNDDLKVHFKSKDTDIGENYLKPHESFESHFRPNVWGCTLFYCWYSWKGGCYWFEIYSDTRDNARHCVEVCAWQIKKKGPCLYIPKDKKSRCYDWNAKPGPL
- the LOC112795261 gene encoding uncharacterized protein gives rise to the protein MPGTVSVLKTSPVRLGDEVDESKVYFHRLFWTFPPYIEAFQHCKPLVSIDGTHLYGKYGGTLLLAIAQDGNSNILPIAFALVEGENAESWSFFLSNLRAHVTPQEGIIVISDRHNGIKATLEVPETGWLPPRAFRAYCIHHVAANFFLTFKGKDARRMLVNAAYAKTEAEFYYWFDIMRTENPTICDWANQMEYDKWTQHEDSGRRFKHMTTNVSECVNSVLKGTRNLPVTSLVKSTYGRHQSEYTVAETTPTRNFSLGSYRVSLKDHTCDCGHFQVLYYPCCHAIACCAYSRLNWASYVHEVYRMSEVFNVYKQGFVPPIPEGLWPPYAGPTIIPDPNMRRAKEGRAKITRIRGSIDQSVENQPKRCGLCRQPGHTRRNCDQRRHAAGGDA